In Amycolatopsis coloradensis, one genomic interval encodes:
- the hypD gene encoding hydrogenase formation protein HypD: MKHLDEYRDPALARRLLGELRATATRPWTVMEVCGGQTHTIVRQGIDELLPAGMRMIHGPGCPVCVTPLEIIDKALAIAARPEVIFTSYGDMLRVPGTSGDLVGLKARGADVRVVYSPLDAVRIARENPEREVVFLAVGFETTAPANAMAVLDAAKTGVTNFSVLVSHVLVPPAITTLLEAPDNQVRAFLAAGHVCAVMGWTEYEPIADHYGVPIVVTGFEPLDLLEGILMAVRQLETGRAVVENQYVRAVRRTGNTAARDAVAQVFRVTDRKWRGIGEIPASGLALDPAFAGFDADRRFATGDIVTRESPACIAGEILRGTRLPTDCQAYGTACTPRTPLGAPMVSSEGTCAAFHNAGRGLELR; this comes from the coding sequence GTGAAGCATCTTGACGAGTACCGGGATCCCGCGCTGGCGCGCAGGCTGCTCGGCGAATTGCGCGCCACCGCCACCAGGCCTTGGACGGTGATGGAGGTCTGCGGCGGCCAGACGCATACGATCGTGCGGCAAGGGATCGACGAACTGCTCCCCGCGGGCATGCGAATGATCCATGGTCCTGGCTGCCCGGTCTGCGTGACACCGCTCGAGATCATCGACAAGGCGCTCGCCATCGCCGCCCGGCCGGAAGTGATCTTCACCAGCTACGGCGACATGCTCCGCGTGCCCGGTACGTCCGGAGACCTCGTCGGGCTCAAGGCACGCGGTGCGGATGTCCGGGTCGTCTACTCGCCTTTGGACGCCGTGCGGATCGCGCGGGAGAATCCGGAGCGCGAGGTGGTGTTCCTCGCCGTGGGATTCGAAACGACCGCTCCCGCCAACGCGATGGCGGTGCTGGACGCGGCCAAGACCGGTGTCACCAACTTCAGTGTCCTGGTGAGCCACGTCCTCGTGCCGCCCGCGATCACGACGCTGCTGGAGGCGCCGGACAACCAAGTCCGGGCCTTCCTCGCCGCCGGGCACGTCTGCGCCGTGATGGGCTGGACCGAGTACGAGCCGATCGCCGACCACTACGGTGTCCCGATCGTGGTGACCGGCTTCGAACCGCTCGATCTCCTGGAAGGCATCCTGATGGCCGTGCGGCAGCTCGAAACCGGCCGCGCAGTGGTGGAAAACCAGTACGTACGTGCCGTGCGCCGGACCGGCAACACCGCCGCTCGTGACGCCGTCGCCCAGGTGTTCCGGGTGACCGACCGGAAATGGCGCGGCATCGGCGAGATCCCCGCCAGCGGGCTCGCGCTCGACCCCGCGTTCGCCGGCTTCGACGCGGACCGGCGGTTCGCCACCGGGGACATCGTCACCCGTGAATCCCCCGCCTGTATCGCGGGTGAGATCCTGCGCGGCACCCGTCTGCCGACCGACTGCCAGGCCTACGGAACGGCATGTACGCCCCGGACCCCGCTCGGCGCGCCGATGGTGTCGAGCGAAGGAACCTGCGCGGCGTTCCACAACGCCGGACGCGGATTGGAGCTCCGATGA
- a CDS encoding HypC/HybG/HupF family hydrogenase formation chaperone — MSVEEDFPRGGIVDFDGLRRPVCLAYTPEAAVGDHVIVHVGFAISVVDEEEAARTLRVLRAMPDAIETELGS, encoded by the coding sequence GTGAGCGTGGAGGAGGACTTCCCTCGCGGCGGAATCGTCGACTTCGACGGCCTGCGGAGACCGGTTTGCCTCGCCTACACACCGGAAGCCGCGGTCGGTGATCACGTGATCGTCCACGTCGGTTTCGCGATCAGTGTCGTGGACGAGGAGGAGGCGGCGCGGACGCTGCGAGTACTGCGTGCGATGCCGGACGCGATCGAAACGGAGCTGGGGTCGTGA
- the hypF gene encoding carbamoyltransferase HypF, which yields MATGAHVTQRIEVHGTVQGVGFRPHVHRVATTLGIGGEVRNVGGHVVITASGRPEVLAAFHRDVLEGAPAPARVERVTVTPLAARPYENSFAVGDSAAGVGTRAISPDLATCPACLTELFDPADRRYRYPFVNCSACGPRATIVEELPYDRVRTTMSRFPMCGACTTEYHDPGDRRFHAEPIACPDCGPALSWANTTGPAALAAAIEAIGNGGVVAIKGIGGYQLVCDAGNDLSVDRLRTVKERPGKPFAVMVRDLREAALLSFVDKEAARLLESPARPVVLLTARPDIAVSGVVAPRLPEIGLFLPNSPLHHLLLRDLGRPLVMTSGNRAGEPIVISDERVRSGLGSLVDGILTHDRPILSRYDDSVVRAGRVVRRARGYAPEPLPLPVASPETVLALGAQLKNTVTLATGEHAVQGPHIGDLSTVPAFEVFEDTARGLCRWMNVMPEFCAHDKHPRYRSTVHAGSWPADRRIPVQHHHAHVAATAAEHGVRGTFIGVAYDGLGFGDDGTLWGGEILLASYTGYRRFARFGHAPLPGGEVAVRRPDRMALGYLVGAEDFGDGALPPPPENRETELVRRMIERGVNCPVTSSAGRLFDAAAALLGLCEVNTYEGEAAVLLEAAAAGEPVRRPLVWKLHRRDDLWVYDPVPTLRELIGSARPANELSARFHATITEVTVALVTKAAAVSGTDTVCLGGGVFQNRRLTGAVTSSLADLGFRVFTGDRVPVNDGGISYGQAAIAAALLAGR from the coding sequence ATGGCGACCGGCGCACACGTGACGCAGCGTATCGAAGTGCACGGCACCGTCCAAGGCGTCGGATTCCGCCCGCATGTCCATCGCGTCGCGACGACGCTGGGCATCGGCGGCGAAGTGCGGAATGTCGGCGGCCATGTGGTGATCACCGCGTCCGGGCGGCCGGAGGTGCTCGCGGCGTTCCACCGTGACGTGCTCGAAGGTGCGCCGGCTCCTGCGAGGGTCGAACGCGTCACCGTCACCCCGCTGGCCGCCAGACCGTACGAGAACAGCTTCGCGGTCGGAGACAGTGCTGCCGGTGTGGGAACCCGCGCGATCTCTCCGGATCTGGCCACCTGTCCCGCCTGCCTGACGGAACTGTTCGATCCGGCCGATCGGCGCTACCGGTACCCATTCGTCAACTGTTCGGCATGCGGCCCACGGGCGACGATCGTCGAGGAGCTTCCGTACGACCGGGTCCGGACGACGATGAGCCGGTTCCCGATGTGCGGCGCCTGCACCACGGAGTATCACGACCCCGGCGATCGCCGATTCCACGCCGAACCCATCGCCTGCCCGGACTGCGGGCCGGCTCTGTCCTGGGCGAACACCACCGGGCCCGCGGCGCTCGCAGCGGCGATCGAGGCGATCGGGAACGGCGGCGTAGTGGCGATCAAGGGAATCGGCGGCTACCAGCTGGTGTGTGACGCGGGAAACGACCTCTCGGTCGACAGGCTGCGGACCGTCAAGGAACGGCCGGGAAAGCCGTTCGCGGTAATGGTTCGCGATCTTCGCGAAGCGGCCCTGCTGTCCTTTGTGGACAAGGAAGCGGCTCGCCTGCTCGAGTCACCGGCCCGCCCTGTCGTGCTCCTCACGGCACGCCCCGACATCGCGGTGTCCGGTGTGGTGGCGCCACGCCTTCCCGAGATCGGCCTGTTCCTTCCGAACAGCCCACTGCATCACCTTCTCCTGCGTGACCTCGGCCGCCCATTGGTGATGACCAGCGGGAACCGCGCCGGTGAACCGATCGTGATCTCCGATGAGCGGGTCCGGTCCGGACTCGGATCGTTGGTCGACGGCATCCTCACGCACGACCGGCCGATCCTCTCCCGCTATGACGACTCCGTGGTCCGCGCGGGACGCGTCGTGCGACGCGCCCGCGGATACGCGCCGGAACCCTTGCCCCTGCCTGTCGCCTCGCCAGAGACAGTGCTGGCCTTGGGGGCGCAGCTGAAGAACACGGTCACGCTGGCGACCGGTGAGCACGCCGTGCAGGGCCCGCACATAGGTGACCTCTCCACCGTCCCCGCTTTCGAAGTCTTCGAAGACACGGCCCGCGGACTGTGCCGGTGGATGAACGTGATGCCGGAGTTCTGCGCCCACGACAAGCATCCTCGCTACCGGTCGACCGTTCACGCGGGGAGCTGGCCCGCCGATCGGCGCATTCCGGTGCAGCACCATCACGCCCACGTCGCCGCGACGGCCGCCGAACACGGAGTTCGAGGGACGTTCATCGGGGTCGCGTACGACGGGCTGGGTTTCGGCGATGACGGGACCTTGTGGGGCGGCGAGATCCTGCTGGCGTCCTACACCGGCTACCGGCGGTTCGCCCGGTTCGGCCACGCCCCGCTGCCCGGTGGCGAGGTGGCCGTGCGACGTCCGGACCGGATGGCGTTGGGCTACCTGGTCGGGGCCGAGGATTTCGGAGACGGCGCCCTCCCGCCCCCACCGGAGAACCGGGAAACCGAACTGGTCCGGCGGATGATCGAGCGTGGCGTGAACTGCCCGGTCACCTCCAGCGCGGGAAGGCTGTTCGACGCTGCGGCGGCACTGCTCGGGCTCTGTGAGGTGAACACCTACGAAGGAGAAGCGGCCGTTCTGCTCGAAGCCGCCGCCGCGGGCGAGCCGGTGCGGAGGCCACTCGTGTGGAAGCTGCACCGCCGCGACGACCTGTGGGTCTACGACCCCGTACCGACACTGCGTGAACTCATCGGCTCGGCTCGGCCGGCGAACGAGCTCTCGGCTCGGTTCCACGCGACGATCACCGAGGTCACCGTCGCACTGGTGACCAAGGCCGCCGCCGTCAGCGGCACGGACACGGTGTGTCTCGGTGGTGGCGTGTTCCAGAACCGCAGGCTCACCGGCGCTGTCACGAGCTCCTTGGCCGACTTGGGTTTCCGGGTGTTCACCGGAGACAGGGTCCCGGTCAACGACGGCGGGATCAGCTACGGGCAAGCGGCCATCGCGGCGGCGCTGCTGGCAGGGAGGTAA
- a CDS encoding L-2-amino-thiazoline-4-carboxylic acid hydrolase — MRAVSRRQEARARRFARPLLVHDFGAEAAGEVERRVAGEYVTVAGAVPVLRSPMSRMTLRLAVDALVLDRALPDELPRAGKLELISRFVSRWMDGQFDTAVSRWGYARRGPHLLFRRFWFSTANILDEPDGWRFRFRRGEPGLFYGVDVTRCGIVRFLVDQGPPELAPLLCQGDFRITRYLPTGVAFERTQVIAEGAPFCGFRYREAR, encoded by the coding sequence ATGCGGGCGGTGTCCAGACGGCAGGAAGCCCGTGCCCGGCGGTTCGCCCGCCCGTTGCTCGTCCATGACTTCGGCGCGGAAGCCGCGGGTGAGGTGGAACGCCGGGTGGCAGGCGAGTACGTGACCGTCGCCGGTGCCGTTCCCGTCTTGCGTTCGCCGATGAGCCGGATGACGCTCCGTCTCGCGGTCGATGCGCTGGTGCTGGACCGCGCGCTGCCGGACGAGCTGCCCAGGGCAGGCAAATTGGAGCTGATCTCGCGGTTCGTGTCACGCTGGATGGACGGCCAGTTCGACACGGCGGTTTCCCGGTGGGGCTACGCCCGTCGTGGCCCGCATCTGCTGTTTCGGCGCTTCTGGTTCTCCACCGCCAACATCCTGGACGAACCGGACGGCTGGCGTTTCCGTTTCCGCAGGGGCGAACCCGGCCTGTTCTACGGGGTGGACGTCACTCGCTGCGGAATCGTCAGGTTCCTGGTCGACCAGGGGCCGCCCGAACTGGCTCCTCTCCTGTGCCAGGGCGACTTCCGGATCACCCGTTACCTTCCGACAGGAGTCGCCTTCGAACGGACGCAGGTCATCGCCGAGGGTGCACCGTTCTGCGGCTTTCGTTATCGGGAAGCGCGCTGA
- a CDS encoding ATP-binding cassette domain-containing protein: protein MPTEVERHGTVRPSVAVPGVPLLRVRGVVKKFGSLRALDGVDLDIPAGQVTALVGDNGAGKSVLIKCIAGIHVPDAGEFSWRGEPVRIRGPRDAAALGIETVYQDLALCDNLDIVQNMFLGREQMRHWALDEDRMESAAKETLRSLGVTTVTSVRQPVGSLSGGQRQAVAIAKAVLWHSKLVIMDEPTAALGVQQTEVVLRLIRRLAERGLGVVVVSHNLNDVFEVADRVAVLYLGRMTGVHRTRELTKEAVVELMTAGFSDRLRTP, encoded by the coding sequence ATGCCCACCGAAGTCGAGCGGCACGGCACGGTCCGGCCATCCGTCGCGGTGCCGGGCGTGCCGTTGCTGCGTGTCCGGGGTGTCGTCAAGAAGTTCGGGTCGTTGCGGGCCCTGGACGGGGTCGATCTCGACATCCCGGCGGGACAGGTGACGGCGCTCGTCGGTGACAACGGCGCGGGTAAGTCCGTGCTGATCAAGTGCATCGCCGGTATCCACGTTCCGGATGCGGGGGAATTCTCCTGGCGGGGCGAGCCGGTGCGAATCCGTGGCCCCCGTGACGCGGCGGCGCTCGGTATCGAGACCGTCTACCAGGACCTCGCTCTCTGCGACAACCTCGACATCGTGCAGAACATGTTCCTCGGCCGGGAGCAGATGCGGCATTGGGCGCTCGACGAGGACCGGATGGAATCGGCCGCGAAGGAGACGCTGCGTAGCCTCGGCGTCACGACGGTGACCTCCGTCCGTCAGCCGGTCGGGTCGTTGTCCGGCGGTCAGCGTCAGGCGGTCGCGATCGCCAAGGCCGTGCTGTGGCACTCGAAGCTGGTGATCATGGACGAGCCGACCGCGGCATTGGGAGTCCAGCAGACCGAGGTCGTCCTGCGGCTGATCCGGCGGCTGGCCGAGCGGGGCTTGGGCGTGGTCGTGGTGTCCCACAACTTGAACGACGTCTTCGAAGTGGCCGACCGTGTCGCGGTGCTGTACCTGGGCAGGATGACGGGGGTTCACCGAACCCGCGAGCTGACCAAGGAAGCGGTCGTCGAACTGATGACCGCCGGCTTCTCGGATCGGCTCCGGACGCCTTGA
- a CDS encoding Rv1733c family protein gives MNIPSRFLRVWRIVHPGHGSLARPVDRLEGLILVFAVLVATAGLPFAAAAGSAVFAAGKDRSAAETAVRHRAEAVLIEDGAPVVIAVRSGGAADTTPVMARWMLPDGSFRAGKVPATRGMTAGARVKVWLGEGGEPVEAPLTRSNAAFRGFGAGLGLWAAVLILSWLGYRVSRFFLDRARTDGWEREWKTVSRRWSHS, from the coding sequence ATGAACATCCCATCACGTTTCCTGCGAGTCTGGCGGATCGTTCATCCCGGTCACGGCTCGCTGGCCAGGCCTGTGGACCGGCTGGAGGGACTGATCCTGGTGTTCGCGGTGCTCGTCGCGACGGCGGGGCTGCCTTTCGCCGCGGCCGCGGGTTCGGCGGTGTTCGCGGCCGGAAAAGACAGGTCGGCGGCGGAAACCGCCGTCCGGCACCGTGCCGAAGCGGTACTGATCGAGGACGGGGCGCCGGTTGTCATAGCGGTTCGGTCCGGGGGCGCCGCGGACACCACGCCCGTGATGGCGCGCTGGATGCTTCCCGATGGTTCCTTCCGGGCCGGGAAGGTGCCCGCGACGCGAGGGATGACGGCGGGCGCCCGGGTAAAGGTGTGGCTCGGCGAGGGTGGCGAGCCGGTCGAGGCACCGCTGACCCGATCAAACGCGGCCTTCCGCGGCTTCGGAGCCGGTTTGGGTCTGTGGGCGGCGGTTCTGATCCTCAGCTGGCTGGGGTACCGAGTCAGCCGGTTCTTCCTCGACCGGGCGCGCACCGATGGGTGGGAACGCGAATGGAAGACGGTGTCCCGGCGGTGGAGCCATTCATGA
- a CDS encoding universal stress protein: protein MSESRNSPVLVGVDGSPAGEAAARWAAREAAYRAVPLELLHVFTPSVGDGPTREAGMNCLIRAEAIARQTVPGQPSARVLQPGDAVEKLIERSGSVAVIAVGAWGFGRGANPFLGGVARAVVARSKAPVVVVRGQPPDTGPVVVGVDDSPDGAAALRFAYAAAAVRGCPLIAVRVWYDLEEEAAGARMLAESVEYLRRARSGVLVQPRLVRERHRADGILSASAGPRLIVVGSRRRRMRGRSILGITTHAILDRARCPVAVVPALSRPR, encoded by the coding sequence ATGAGCGAGTCGCGAAATTCGCCGGTCCTCGTCGGCGTCGACGGTTCGCCGGCCGGTGAGGCCGCGGCCCGCTGGGCTGCCCGCGAGGCCGCTTATCGGGCCGTACCCCTCGAGTTGCTCCACGTCTTCACCCCCTCCGTCGGCGATGGACCGACCCGCGAGGCTGGGATGAACTGCCTGATCCGGGCAGAAGCCATAGCGCGGCAAACCGTGCCCGGGCAGCCATCAGCGCGCGTGCTCCAGCCCGGCGACGCCGTGGAGAAGCTCATCGAGCGGTCGGGTTCGGTGGCGGTCATCGCGGTCGGGGCCTGGGGATTCGGCCGTGGTGCGAATCCCTTTCTCGGTGGGGTCGCCCGCGCAGTCGTGGCCCGGAGCAAGGCGCCGGTGGTCGTGGTGCGGGGCCAGCCGCCCGACACCGGACCGGTGGTCGTCGGTGTGGACGATTCACCGGACGGAGCGGCCGCCCTGCGTTTCGCGTATGCGGCGGCCGCCGTCCGTGGTTGCCCGCTGATCGCGGTCCGAGTGTGGTACGACCTTGAGGAAGAAGCCGCCGGCGCCCGGATGCTGGCCGAAAGCGTCGAATACCTGCGGCGGGCAAGGTCCGGCGTGCTCGTCCAGCCGCGGCTGGTCCGCGAACGCCATCGTGCGGACGGGATACTGTCCGCGTCGGCCGGCCCGCGGCTGATCGTCGTCGGATCACGCCGGAGGCGTATGCGTGGCAGGTCGATACTGGGGATCACGACACACGCGATTCTCGATCGGGCTCGGTGCCCGGTCGCGGTGGTACCGGCTCTCAGCCGGCCCCGGTAG
- a CDS encoding galactose-1-phosphate uridylyltransferase, whose translation MTTTRQWHGGELRQQRLTGDWTILAPGRAARPHGETGGCPFCPGPGEDTPPESWRLPAVDGVGWRVRAVPNRYALSDRHEVIIESPRHDWDPVTGSDAELTDVLFTWQQRHIALRGYAAQVVIFRNHGRAAGTSLSHPHSQLAGLPVLAPGTLRRLEAFREHHRRFGRPFASDELAEEFAVAERIVHSAENTVVFAPFAPTAAYELRLVPRRARADFAMVPRPELREIAHTLRLVLGALGEEIADLAYNIVVDTAPTGWEQAPFLTWSIHILPRRTVPAGLESATGIPVVTTTPERAAACLKARLTKATGAG comes from the coding sequence GTGACGACGACCCGACAGTGGCACGGTGGAGAACTGCGTCAGCAACGACTTACCGGCGATTGGACGATCCTCGCGCCTGGCCGGGCCGCCCGGCCGCACGGTGAAACGGGTGGGTGCCCATTCTGCCCCGGCCCAGGCGAGGACACCCCGCCGGAGAGCTGGCGCCTCCCGGCGGTCGACGGTGTCGGCTGGCGCGTCCGCGCCGTCCCCAACCGTTACGCGTTGTCCGATCGGCATGAGGTGATCATCGAATCCCCTCGTCACGATTGGGATCCTGTGACCGGGAGCGACGCGGAGCTGACCGACGTGCTTTTCACCTGGCAACAACGGCACATCGCCCTTCGCGGTTACGCCGCCCAGGTCGTGATCTTTCGCAATCACGGCAGGGCGGCGGGGACCTCGCTGTCTCATCCGCATTCGCAGCTCGCCGGGCTCCCGGTGCTCGCCCCCGGCACCCTCCGCAGGCTCGAAGCGTTCCGCGAACACCATCGGCGGTTCGGACGGCCCTTCGCCTCGGACGAGCTCGCCGAGGAATTCGCCGTGGCCGAAAGAATCGTCCACAGCGCGGAGAACACCGTCGTTTTCGCCCCTTTCGCGCCCACCGCGGCCTACGAACTGCGTTTGGTCCCCAGGCGGGCCCGTGCCGACTTCGCCATGGTGCCGAGGCCCGAACTGCGGGAAATCGCGCACACGTTGCGTCTCGTTCTCGGTGCCCTTGGCGAGGAAATCGCCGATCTCGCGTACAACATCGTCGTCGACACGGCACCGACCGGCTGGGAACAGGCGCCCTTCCTGACCTGGTCGATCCACATCCTGCCCAGGCGGACCGTGCCAGCCGGCCTGGAATCCGCCACCGGCATACCGGTGGTGACGACGACACCCGAGCGAGCCGCCGCCTGCCTCAAAGCACGCTTGACGAAGGCTACCGGGGCCGGCTGA
- a CDS encoding glycosyltransferase — MLQTVDVGELSISAYRTVVPDQIMEPLAEVTNRLRGARVLHLSATPYGGGVSELLRSTVPLYNDLGIDATWKIISGRPPFFTVTKKLHNALQGAADEPITEADRALYEQTAADNAAELAADPQFPGYDFVFVHDPQPSAVLSFVDHGSAKWIWRCHIDTSAPDPAAWSYLRPFLTPYDATVFTMAQFAPPDLDRTGVNIIPPAIDPLSPKNMSLDDRTTRAVLNWIGIEPDRPLVTQVSRFDPWKDPLGVIAAFRTVRRTVPDVQLALVGSMALDDPEAWAVYRAITAESEGDPDIHVFTNLTGVGNIEVNAFQRMSTVMVQKSIREGFGLVVSEALWKGTPIVAGAAGGIPLQVADDSGGILVDSVTECADALSALLTDPARTAALGAAGHERVRKHFLLPRLLLDELTLMDEVAAGRDAAELTKTGDHRDPVCGMATHTAEPGLETNLGGKTFRFCSHRCQEIFARTEAGIP, encoded by the coding sequence ATGCTTCAGACGGTCGACGTCGGAGAACTGTCCATATCCGCGTACCGGACCGTGGTGCCCGACCAGATCATGGAACCGCTCGCGGAGGTCACGAACAGGCTCCGCGGCGCGCGGGTGCTGCATTTGAGCGCGACGCCGTACGGCGGTGGTGTTTCCGAGCTGCTGCGCTCGACGGTCCCGCTCTACAACGATCTCGGAATCGACGCCACCTGGAAAATCATCAGTGGCAGGCCTCCGTTCTTCACCGTCACCAAGAAGCTGCACAACGCGCTGCAAGGCGCGGCTGACGAGCCGATCACCGAAGCCGATCGCGCGCTCTACGAACAGACCGCGGCGGACAACGCCGCAGAGCTCGCCGCCGATCCTCAGTTCCCCGGCTATGACTTCGTTTTCGTGCACGATCCGCAGCCGTCCGCAGTTCTGTCCTTTGTGGACCATGGATCGGCGAAGTGGATCTGGCGCTGCCACATCGACACCTCCGCCCCCGACCCGGCCGCGTGGTCCTATCTCCGGCCCTTCCTCACACCGTACGACGCGACCGTGTTCACCATGGCCCAGTTCGCCCCGCCGGACCTCGACCGGACGGGCGTCAACATCATCCCGCCCGCGATAGATCCGCTGAGCCCGAAGAACATGTCGCTCGACGACCGCACGACGCGGGCGGTCCTCAACTGGATCGGGATCGAACCAGACCGCCCGCTCGTCACCCAGGTGTCCCGATTCGACCCGTGGAAGGACCCCCTCGGCGTGATCGCGGCCTTCAGGACCGTCCGGCGGACGGTGCCGGACGTTCAGCTGGCACTGGTCGGCTCGATGGCACTGGATGATCCGGAGGCCTGGGCGGTCTATCGCGCCATCACAGCCGAGAGCGAGGGAGATCCGGACATTCACGTGTTCACCAACCTCACCGGTGTGGGCAACATCGAGGTCAACGCCTTCCAGCGGATGTCGACCGTCATGGTGCAGAAGTCGATCCGTGAAGGCTTCGGTCTCGTCGTGTCGGAAGCGCTCTGGAAAGGGACACCCATCGTGGCGGGCGCGGCGGGAGGGATCCCGTTGCAGGTCGCCGATGACTCGGGCGGAATACTGGTCGACTCCGTGACCGAATGCGCCGACGCGCTGAGTGCCCTGCTCACCGATCCGGCCAGGACGGCGGCACTCGGTGCGGCAGGCCACGAAAGGGTCCGGAAACACTTCCTGCTGCCGCGTCTGCTCCTCGACGAACTGACCCTCATGGACGAGGTGGCCGCCGGGCGCGACGCCGCCGAGCTGACCAAGACGGGAGACCACCGGGACCCGGTATGCGGGATGGCCACCCATACCGCCGAACCGGGGCTGGAGACCAACCTCGGCGGCAAGACCTTCCGGTTCTGCTCACACCGGTGTCAGGAGATCTTCGCTCGAACCGAAGCAGGGATCCCGTGA
- a CDS encoding PLDc N-terminal domain-containing protein — MNHDEGTEHHKPPSAVLGFLTGVQLTLAAVAWTDLAMRPAIEIRGTKKAWALIIAINFIGPIAYLTYGRRPLDPGARPAERV; from the coding sequence ATGAACCACGACGAGGGAACCGAACACCACAAGCCTCCGTCCGCGGTACTGGGGTTCCTCACCGGGGTGCAGCTGACCCTCGCCGCGGTGGCGTGGACCGATCTGGCGATGCGGCCCGCCATCGAGATCCGGGGCACCAAGAAGGCATGGGCCCTCATCATCGCGATCAACTTCATCGGGCCGATCGCCTACCTCACCTACGGCAGAAGACCGCTCGACCCCGGTGCCCGGCCTGCCGAGCGGGTGTGA
- a CDS encoding fructose-bisphosphate aldolase — MPTRPVLRELGLNTGKKARLRRILFRHGLCNGTAFFLPYDQGLEHGPRDFFANPAASDPRFIVKLALEGGFNGIVTQIGLAEKFYWDYAGEVPLVLKLNGKTDIPADERALSPVNATVEDAVRLGADAVGYTLYVGTPAQEADFEQYRRVREDAHRLGMPLIVWAYPRGAAIEAKGGKDSFYAVDYAARTASELGADVVKVNFPHPEKRAAVPSSYDEEFTTQQAIDAVVRSANRTLVLVSGGAKLGDEAMLEKAHESMDAGATGLIFGRNVWQREHDESLRFVAALREILAKYPGESE; from the coding sequence ATGCCGACCCGACCCGTACTGCGAGAACTCGGCCTCAACACAGGGAAGAAGGCCAGGCTGCGCCGTATCCTGTTCCGGCACGGGCTGTGCAACGGGACCGCGTTCTTCCTGCCGTACGACCAAGGCCTCGAGCACGGGCCGCGTGACTTCTTCGCGAACCCGGCGGCGAGCGACCCTCGCTTCATCGTCAAACTCGCCCTCGAAGGCGGGTTCAACGGGATCGTCACGCAGATCGGACTCGCCGAGAAGTTCTACTGGGACTACGCGGGTGAGGTCCCGCTGGTGCTGAAGCTCAACGGCAAGACCGACATCCCGGCCGACGAGCGGGCGCTCTCCCCGGTCAACGCGACGGTGGAGGACGCCGTGCGGCTCGGGGCGGACGCCGTCGGCTACACCTTGTATGTCGGGACTCCCGCGCAGGAGGCGGATTTCGAGCAGTACCGGCGTGTCCGGGAGGATGCTCACCGCCTCGGCATGCCGCTGATCGTCTGGGCATACCCGCGCGGTGCCGCCATCGAGGCCAAAGGCGGCAAGGATTCCTTCTACGCCGTCGACTACGCGGCTCGGACGGCTTCCGAGCTCGGCGCGGACGTGGTGAAGGTGAACTTTCCGCATCCGGAGAAGCGTGCGGCGGTGCCGTCGTCCTATGACGAGGAGTTCACCACTCAGCAGGCCATCGACGCCGTCGTGCGGTCCGCCAACAGGACGCTGGTGCTGGTCTCCGGCGGAGCGAAGCTGGGCGACGAAGCCATGTTGGAGAAGGCGCACGAGTCGATGGACGCCGGCGCCACCGGACTGATCTTCGGCCGCAACGTCTGGCAGCGAGAACATGACGAATCCCTGCGGTTCGTCGCCGCGCTTCGTGAGATCCTGGCCAAGTACCCCGGAGAAAGCGAGTGA